Proteins encoded by one window of Astatotilapia calliptera chromosome 13, fAstCal1.2, whole genome shotgun sequence:
- the pgbd5 gene encoding piggyBac transposable element-derived protein 5 — MAECGRKALSLLEAARSRYESLQISDDVFGESGDDSSDNPFYSTSGDSDSDNYIAEVGEEDQQQQQQQTPQQHHHHHHHQKRGDKESGHSGGTGGGSAAGPPGSLSRSQAEEEGWTETLQDVTVPPYNDTYGPAQKMPATATALDFFQLFVPDNCIQNMVTQTNMYAKKFQERFGSDEGWRPVTAQEMKAFLGFVTSTSVHRCESVLSIWSSGFFSNQSIALKMSQSRFEKILKYFHIVAFRPSQGSNQGLYKIQPFLDSLQQSFSCTFRPSQTQVLHEPLIDEDPVFIATCTERELRKRKKRKFSLWVRQCTSTGFICQIAVHLKDGQGTDGLATLKNKPQLHSLVAKQLCQNISGKNAIIFTGPSITSLSLFTEFSKQDIYCCGLLSTRKSDCTGLPQSMLVCGSTPAQRGQSRIMMKGSMSLISWYNKGHFRFLANAYSPTKKGLIIKRKSGEIPCPLAVEAFAAHLSYICKYDDKYSKYFIFHKPNKTWQQVFWLSISIAINNAYILYKMSDAYTVKRYSRAQFGERLVRELLDLDDCSPTQ, encoded by the exons atggcgGAGTGCGGGCGAAAGGCGCTGTCTCTCCTGGAAGCGGCCCGCTCCCGGTACGAGAGCCTGCAGATATCCGACGACGTGTTCGGCGAGTCCGGGGACGACAGCAGCGACAATCCCTTCTACAGCACCTCCGGAGACTCCGACTCTGATAACTACATAGCCGAGGTAGGTGAGGaggatcagcagcagcagcagcaacagacaccgcagcagcaccaccaccaccatcaccaccagaAACGAGGCGATAAGGAGAGTGGACACAGCGGGGGGACAGGAGGTGGCAGCGCAGCAGGACCTCCCGGCTCCCTATCCCGTAGtcaggcagaggaggagggctGGACGGAGACTCTGCAGGATGTCACGGTCCCGCCGTACAATGATACATACG GACCTGCTCAAAAGATGCCGGCCACCGCTACAGCCTTGGACTTTTTCCAGCTCTTTGTCCCGGACAACTGCATCCAAAACATGGTCACTCAGACTAACATGTATGCCAAGAAGTTTCAGGAGCGGTTCGGCTCAGACGAAGGCTGGCGTCCCGTCACGGCCCAGGAAATGAAAGCGTTCCTGGGCTTTGTCACCTCCACCAGTGTGCACCGCTGTGAGTCAGTGCTCAGCATCTGGAGCTCGGGCTTTTTCAGCAACCAAAGCATCGCCTTGAAGATGAGTCAGTCGCGTTTTGAGAAGATCCTCAAGTACTTCCACATTGTGGCTTTCCGGCCATCACAAGGAAGCAACCAGGGCCTTTACAAGATCCAGCCCTTCCTGGACTCGCTGCAGCAGTCCTTCAGCTGCACTTTCAGACCATCACAAACACAG GTTCTTCATGAGCCCTTGATAGATGAGGACCCAGTGTTCATCGCCACTTGTACAGAAAGAGAGctgaggaagagaaagaagaggaagttCAGCCTCTGGGTCCGACAGTGCACCTCCACCGGTTTTATCTGTCAG ATCGCAGTCCATCTGAAAGATGGCCAGGGTACAGATGGTCTGGCCACCTTGAAGAACAAACCTCAGCTCCACAGCCTTGTGGCTAAGCAGCTCTGCCAGAACATTTCCGGAAAAAACGCCATCATCTTCACTGGGCCATCCATCACGAGCCTCAGCCTCTTCACAGAATTCAGCAAACAAG ATATCTATTGCTGTGGTTTGCTTAGCACCAGGAAGAGCGACTGTACAGGCTTACCGCAAAGCATGCTGGTCTGTGGCTCCACGCCTGCTCAGCGTGGCCAGTCTCGCATAATGATGAAAGGCAGCATGTCGCTGATCAGCTGGTACAACAAAGGACACTTCAGGTTCCTTGCCAATGCCTATTCCCCAACAAAAAAAG GGCTGATCATTAAGAGGAAAAGTGGGGAGATCCCGTGTCCTTTGGCTGTTGAGGCCTTTGCGGCACACCTCAGCTACATCTGCAAATACGACGACAAGTATAGCAA GTACTTCATCTTCCACAAGCCTAACAAGACATGGCAGCAGGTGTTCTGGTTGAGCATCAGTATTGCCATCAACAACGCGTACATCCTATACAAGATGTCTGACGCCTACACAGTCAAACGCTACAGTCGAGCGCAGTTTGGAGAGAGACTGGTCAGAGAGCTGCTTGATCTAGACGACTGCTCCCCCACACagtga